Below is a window of Planktothrix tepida PCC 9214 DNA.
TGGAATTTAGAAATTGATACCAATAGACCTGTTTCTATGCTCTATCAAGGTGAACTGGTCGGCCCTGTGGGGAAAACACAAATTACCCATGAAACAGTTGTTTCCTCTAAACCCTTTGACGATCAATATAAAAACCCTTATATTTTCATGGATATTCGAGGAAATCAAGGGCGAGTTCAAAATCCAGATACGGGGAGGTTTGACACTACAGAAATTGGGCAAGATATTCAATCTAAACGCAATCAATTAGCTTTAAGTACCATCACTAATCCACGTTTAGAATTATTATTTGAATTAAGAGAATATATTCAGAATTGGAGATTTTATAGCTCTTTTAATATTGCTAATCAAAAAATCCGTAAATCAGTGTTAATTGAGCAGGAACCGATTCTTCATGAAGATGCAGGAAATTTGAGTTCTGTTTTATTTTACTTACAAATGGAACATCAAGAAATTTTTAATGAATTGCAGTTGTTTTTAGGATTAATGATTCCAGGGTTTAAAAATTTAATGGTAAAAGCGCGAGGTGGCCCTGGCGAGGTCATTGCATTTTGGCAAGAAAAGGGAGTTGATGAAACTATTAGTTTAGCGGATTTATCCGATGGAATTTTACGTTTGATTTGTTGGGTTTGCCTTTGTTTACATCCTAAACCGCCCAGTTTAATCTGTATTGATGAACCGGATCAAGGGATACATCCTCGGACATTATCGATTTTAGCAGGACTATTTGAGAAAGCATCAGAACGGACTCAAATTTTGTTAGCAACCCATTCTTCCTATTTCCTAAGTCAGTTTGATTTATCTAAAATTGCCGTGATTCGTAAAGAACAGGGAGAAGCCAAATTTTTTAAACCCTGCGAATTTCCCGTATTAATTGATATGTTAGAAGATTTTGGAGCAGATGAAATTGAAAAATTGCATCGTTCTGATGAATTGGAGCAATTGATATGAAGGTAATAGTTTATGTAGAAGGAAAATCAGATAAGTTAGCAATGGAATCCCTGTTAAAAGATTTAATTGAAAATCAGCAATTTCAAGGAATTACAATTCAATTCTTTGCAGCCAAAGGAAGCGATAATCAAAGAGGCGGAGATGCTAAAAAAGAATTATTAGAAGTAATTCCTAAAAAAGCAATTAATGTTTTAAAAAATAATCCTGATTCAATTGTTGCCGTTATTCCTGACTTATACCCTCCCAATAAAGGGTTTCCTCATAAAACTTATCAAGAATTAAAAGCAGGGATAATAGCTAAGTTTAATCAAGAACTAACTCAAAAAGGACTTAATGATCAGCGATTAATAGAACGATTTAAGGTTTTTTGCTTTAAATATGACTTAGAGACCTTAGTTTTAGCCTCGGAGACTCAACTTAAAACTCGTCTAGGCTTAAGAAAAGATCAGAACTTCCCTATTTCTTGGACAATTCCTGTAGAAGATCAAAATCATGATCAGCCACCGAGTAGAATTGTAGAAAGATTATTTAAAGAGTATAATAAAACTTATCAAAAAACAGTAGATTCAACGTTGATTTTAGGGAAAGCTAATTATCAGGATCTTGCTGAAAGATGTCCTCAATGCTTTAAACCCTTCGTTGAATTCTTAGAAAACTTATCATTACCCCAGGAAGATTTATGAGTTATAAAATGGATCGGCAGGCTTATGCAGAAACCTTTGGGCCTACGGTGGGCGATCGCATTCGATTAGCGGATACAGAATTAATCATTGAAGTAGAAAGAGACTATACAACCTATGGAGATGAGGTAAAATTTGGGGGCGGAAAAGTGATTCGAGATGGCATGGGACAGTCACCCATTACCCGTGAAAATGGTGCAGTTGATTTAGTAATTACTAATGCTTTAATCGTTGATTGGTGGGGCATTGTTAAAGCGGATGTAGGGATAAAAGATGGGAAAATTTATAAAATTGGTAAAGCTGGAAATCCCTATATTCAAGATCATATTGATATTATTATCGGCCCTGCAACGGAAGCGATCGCAGGAGAAGGAATGATCCTCACGGCTGGAGGAATTGATAGCCATATTCACTTTATTTGTCCTCAACAAATCGAGACCGCCATTGCATCAGGAATTACCACGATGATCGGCGGTGGAACTGGCCCCGCAACGGGAACAAATGCCACCACTTGCACTCCGGGTGCGTGGAATATTTATCGAATGTTAGAAGCGGCGGAAGCCTTTCCCATGAATTTAGGATTTTTAGGGAAAGGAAATAGTAGTCAACCCCAAGGTTTAGTTGAACAAATTGTTGCGGGGGCGATGGGTTTAAAACTCCATGAAGATTGGGGAACTACACCTGCTGCAATTGATACTTGTTTAAATATTGCGGATGAATATGATGTTCAAGTTGCCATTCATACGGATACATTAAACGAAGCAGGATTCGTAGAAACCACCATTGAAGCGTTTAAAAATCGGGTGATTCATACCTATCATACGGAAGGGGCAGGAGGCGGTCATGCGCCAGATATTATTAAAGTTTGTGGTCTTGAAAATGTCTTACCTTCTTCTACGAATCCCACTCGTCCCTATACGATGAATACTTTAGAAGAGCATCTGGATATGTTAATGGTTTGCCACCATTTAGATCGAAATATTCCAGAGGATGTCGCGTTTGCAGAATCTCGAATCCGTCGAGAAACCATTGCGGCTGAAGATATTTTGCATGATTTAGGGGCATTTAGTATGATTTCTTCTGATTCCCAAGCCATGGGACGGGTGGGAGAAAGTATTATTAGAACGTGGCAAACCGCCCATAAAATGAAAGTGCAACGGGGGCTTTTACCTGAATCTAAAAACTCTCAAGAAACCCATGATAATTTTCGCGTAAAACGCTATATTGCTAAATATACAATTAATCCAGCAATTACTCATGGAATTTCTGATTATGTCGGATCAATTGCGGAAGGAAAATTAGCCGATTTATGTTTATGGAAACCCGCTTTTTTTGGGGTTAAACCGGAATTAGTGATTAAAGGGGGGTTAATTGCTTGGGCGCAAATGGGAGATGCGAATGCAAGTATTCCTACACCCCAACCTGTCCATAGTCGCCCCATGTTTGGAAGTTTTGGAAAAGCGATCGCCTCGACATCTTTAACCTTTGTTTCTCAAGCCGCTTTAGACGCTAAAATTCCTGAACAATTGGGGTTACAAAAACAATGCGTAGCGGTTTCAGGAACTCGAAATATTAGTAAAGCGGATCTGAAATTAAATAATGCCTTACCGAAAATTGACGTAGATCCTGAAACCTATCAAGTCAAAGCAGACGGGCAATTATTAACCTGTGAACCTGCAACTATATTACCGATGGCACAGCGTTATTTCTTATTTTAATACAGTCTAGGGTTGGGTATTCTTGCTAAACCCAACCCTCTGATCAAGGCTATAAAATTCTGATAAGGTTAACCGCAACGCCGTGTCGCCTCAGCTTTTGACCTGGTTAAAACCAGGTGGGCACCTCGACCAGACTTAAAGTTTCCGAGTACAAGCTCGGTTTACTGCCGTCTGTAACTTTCTTAGTTCCCGTATTCTTAAAGCTATAGATCAAAAAAACATATCGGCAAGCCACCAACGTCGCAGCACAACCTTACAAGTTATTATAACGGATTTTTTCAGGATGGGAAGGGGGATCCCAAAGCAGAAGAGAAAGGGTTATACATAATAGACATCAAATTAAGACATCAATCTATCCCTACAGCAAAGGATTCTCCATCAACTGAAAACCCCTGCACTGTATATAGCGTAGGGGTTAGAGGGAATGAATAGATATAGTGTTTGGGAAAGCGGGTGGCGGGAATCGAACCCGCATTAATAGCTTGGAAGGCTGACGTTGTAAATCGGGAGAAACCCTTAAAAATAGTCGTTTGAGTTTAAATAGTTTGTTAGAGTGTTTGCCATTACGAGTCAAATACGAGTCAAATGCCATGTATAACAACTCTCAACGACGCAAGGGTCAAGTCGGAATTACAAGTGATCGGGGACGGTTAAAGTTATCTCTCCCTAGAGTTCTGTTTGACGGACAGCAAAAATACATTCATCTGCGATGTCCTGACACCCCAGAATATCGGGGTAAAGCTGAAAACGTAGTCAAACAAATTGAGATAGATGTTGCAAATGGAAGTTTTGATTTTACTTTTAAGAAATATCTGACAATGGTTAATGTTCAACAACCCCAATTAACCGTTATTCAATCCATTCAGCCTAAACCTGAGTTGTCGCTACAGCAGTGCTGGGACTTATATTTTGACTATAAAAAAACGAGTTGGAAGAAGGGAGAGGACGGGACTAAATCAACGATGGATTATATGAAAACGTTGGAAAAATATATTCATAAATGTGGTGTTACTGATTTTGATGCTTTAGCTGTTCGGAAATGGTTTTTAGACAACACCACAGAGTCTATGACTAAGCGGTGTTTAACTCACCTTAACGCTGCGGTGAGGTTTGCAATTAAACATAGAAAGATTAGTTTAGTTAGTAGTCCCTTTGAGGGAATGCCTCAAGAATTTACCCATCGTTACGAGATTGAATCAGAACCGATGGCGTTATCTTTAGAGGAAAAACAGAAAATATTTGAAGCGTTCCAAAACCAAAGAGGCAACTGGAATGGGCGGGGTTATACGGGTTATTCCTATAGTTTTTATTACCCGTTTGTTAAAGGGTTATTCCTCATCGGGAGACGACCGGAAGAAATTTGTCAGTACCGATGGGGTATGGTGAAATCTGGTCTTTTACACATCCCTGGACGGATTACAAAAACAAGTCGTGATGGCAAGTTCCCACTGTACCCTGAATTAGAGGAATTATTAAACAGTATTAAACCGGAAAACCCAGACCCTAACGCTTGGCTGTTTCCTAGTCCAAAAGGGTTAAAAATTAGCTATGGAAACTTTAGCAATAAAGCCTGGAATAAGGTTGTTGATCCTTTATTCCCAGACCGCAACTTAACGCCCCGGTGTGGACGGGATACCTTTATCACTGAACAGATTATTCTACATAATCGCTCTGAGAGTGTTGTTGCTAAATGGTGTGATACATCCCCTGATGAAATCCGAAGACGTTATCTAGGGGATGCTGCAATTTACGAGTTACGACCTGGATCTTCAGATTCCCATTGACGCGCAAGTTCAATCAAGCGATCAGCATATTTTTCAGGAACCCTTATTGCTTTTGTTGGACTTCCCCATTTACTTTTTCGACCTTGATGTTTGGAGATCGCTTTATGATTTTGTACAGAATCGTTCACGGCTGTACCCCCCAAGAATCGTATTCACAGATTTTTTCAAGGGATGGATTTTTCTCAAGAGCATCAATGATCAGTTGCGTGAAACTCCCGCCGCCAAAATTCTCGGATTCCATAAGCCAGATGGCTTTTTCTTTATTTCGTTCTGCAATGGTTTCTTTGATTAAGCGAGTTACGTCTTTAATAGTCGGTAAATGATACTGACCCTCACGAATGTCGTTGAGGGAAACTAAACACCCTCTGTGTGTTTCCCACATTCCCCTTACTGCTTTTGTTAACTGCTGCGGTTTACCATCAACACCAAAGAGGATGTCGCCAGTTTTAAGCGTATGGAAATCAATAGGCTGCTGTGAGACTTCTGAGGAAGGAACGCGAACCACATCTACAGGAACGGGCTGTACGGGTTGAGTTTCTACACATTCCGAATTATTCGGAATCGCATTTTTTGTCGGTTCAAGTTCGGGGGCGACAACGGCGGGAGAACGATACCCCCTTGGTCTACCCTCGGTACTTAAACGGCATCGCTCCCATTTTAATTTTGTCATCGCCGCTTTAATCTGGGTTTCAACAATTTTGAGGGTTTGGGGATTGTCAACAGCAAACCCCAACTTTTCAACCGCCGCGAGTAATTCCTTGGTAGAAACTTGGGTTTTATCAACCAAGTAGTCTTCAATCTCTTCCTGTAAGAAGTTACCCGCTTGGAAATTCTCGTTAGCTGTATCGGATTGTTGTTGCTCATCAGAATTCAGCCACCAGTTTTCCCCAGCTTTGTAGAGTGCAACGGCGGCACCCCAAATGGCATCTCTTTCTTCTCTGAGGAGATTTAGAGGGATGCTTTGAGACACCGGAATAACCCAGTAACGGCGGCTACCTGTGTTGTCGTAGAGTAATTCTTTGGGGTTTGCCGTGCCAACGATGACGGATTGGCGCTTCATCTTCAAGTTTTTACGGGCATAGGGGGGACGGATTTGATCTTCACGGGTTGAGAGGAAATTTTTGATGGTTCCCGCCCCTT
It encodes the following:
- a CDS encoding AAA family ATPase, whose protein sequence is MMRLLSIDIKGYRPFKDFKADFKSLEVIVGANGAGKSSLFEFLKFLRDGMYREIPTEIIEGSIGQQIFHLTGPEKFTWNLEIDTNRPVSMLYQGELVGPVGKTQITHETVVSSKPFDDQYKNPYIFMDIRGNQGRVQNPDTGRFDTTEIGQDIQSKRNQLALSTITNPRLELLFELREYIQNWRFYSSFNIANQKIRKSVLIEQEPILHEDAGNLSSVLFYLQMEHQEIFNELQLFLGLMIPGFKNLMVKARGGPGEVIAFWQEKGVDETISLADLSDGILRLICWVCLCLHPKPPSLICIDEPDQGIHPRTLSILAGLFEKASERTQILLATHSSYFLSQFDLSKIAVIRKEQGEAKFFKPCEFPVLIDMLEDFGADEIEKLHRSDELEQLI
- a CDS encoding DUF4276 family protein — its product is MKVIVYVEGKSDKLAMESLLKDLIENQQFQGITIQFFAAKGSDNQRGGDAKKELLEVIPKKAINVLKNNPDSIVAVIPDLYPPNKGFPHKTYQELKAGIIAKFNQELTQKGLNDQRLIERFKVFCFKYDLETLVLASETQLKTRLGLRKDQNFPISWTIPVEDQNHDQPPSRIVERLFKEYNKTYQKTVDSTLILGKANYQDLAERCPQCFKPFVEFLENLSLPQEDL
- the ureC gene encoding urease subunit alpha, translated to MSYKMDRQAYAETFGPTVGDRIRLADTELIIEVERDYTTYGDEVKFGGGKVIRDGMGQSPITRENGAVDLVITNALIVDWWGIVKADVGIKDGKIYKIGKAGNPYIQDHIDIIIGPATEAIAGEGMILTAGGIDSHIHFICPQQIETAIASGITTMIGGGTGPATGTNATTCTPGAWNIYRMLEAAEAFPMNLGFLGKGNSSQPQGLVEQIVAGAMGLKLHEDWGTTPAAIDTCLNIADEYDVQVAIHTDTLNEAGFVETTIEAFKNRVIHTYHTEGAGGGHAPDIIKVCGLENVLPSSTNPTRPYTMNTLEEHLDMLMVCHHLDRNIPEDVAFAESRIRRETIAAEDILHDLGAFSMISSDSQAMGRVGESIIRTWQTAHKMKVQRGLLPESKNSQETHDNFRVKRYIAKYTINPAITHGISDYVGSIAEGKLADLCLWKPAFFGVKPELVIKGGLIAWAQMGDANASIPTPQPVHSRPMFGSFGKAIASTSLTFVSQAALDAKIPEQLGLQKQCVAVSGTRNISKADLKLNNALPKIDVDPETYQVKADGQLLTCEPATILPMAQRYFLF
- a CDS encoding Arm DNA-binding domain-containing protein, coding for MYNNSQRRKGQVGITSDRGRLKLSLPRVLFDGQQKYIHLRCPDTPEYRGKAENVVKQIEIDVANGSFDFTFKKYLTMVNVQQPQLTVIQSIQPKPELSLQQCWDLYFDYKKTSWKKGEDGTKSTMDYMKTLEKYIHKCGVTDFDALAVRKWFLDNTTESMTKRCLTHLNAAVRFAIKHRKISLVSSPFEGMPQEFTHRYEIESEPMALSLEEKQKIFEAFQNQRGNWNGRGYTGYSYSFYYPFVKGLFLIGRRPEEICQYRWGMVKSGLLHIPGRITKTSRDGKFPLYPELEELLNSIKPENPDPNAWLFPSPKGLKISYGNFSNKAWNKVVDPLFPDRNLTPRCGRDTFITEQIILHNRSESVVAKWCDTSPDEIRRRYLGDAAIYELRPGSSDSH